The window cactgttcatgtggagtttgcacattctccccgtgtctgcttgcgtttcgccccgacaacccaaagatgtgcagggtaggtggattggccacgctaagttgccccttaattggaaaaaaatgaattgggtactttaaatttattttaaaaagagaatggagggagtgtgtgggatgaAGATTTGCAGCTTTCGGGGAATAAGAGGAAGAAATAtgacatagaaactagaattgtctgttctgacttTCTATCCTGTTTtgacagtgatgaattttgtaaaatgtttttacaggatattagatgaggaggaattacagacagaaatctcaaacgttaCATCTCGATCTGATGGTCACTCGATTCCCTGGAACCTGAATTTCCTTAAACTATGAATGTAGAATGCAAAATGTTTGCCCGAACTGTCAgctaaagatttcaaacatctgtgtgactggaaaagcaccgagacccacacaacacacacccaagtgagagtttcagtgaactgactgtagaaacatcagtgtgactggaaaagcaccgagacccacacaacacacacccgagtgagagtttcagtgaactgactgtagaaatagctttaaccagttacacagtctGAAAAACATAACACCATTCAGAGCGGGACGAGATCGCACCCGTGTTGTGTCTTTGgatgaggcttcaactgattgaccagcctggagagacacaaagagacccaaaacatggagaatccgtggaaatgtggggattgtgggaagggatatagattcccatctcagctggaggttcatcgacacagtcacactggggagaggccattcacctgctctgtatgtgggaaaggatttactcgatTATCCAATCTGCAGACAcaccggcgagttcacactggagagaggccgttcatttgctctcagtgtgggaaaggattttgtAATTTGTCCCACCTattgagacaccagcgaattcacacgggGGAGAGGCCCTTTACCTGCTCCCAATGTGGAAAAGGATTCCGGGATTCATCCCACCTATTGAGCCACCAGGAaggtcacactgaggagaggtcattcacctgctctcagtgtgggaaaggatttactcaattaTCTCACCTGCGgatccaccagcgagttcacactgaggagaggccattcacctgctctcagtgtgggaaaggattcactcagttatccaacctgcaggcacatcagcgagttcacactggggagaagccattcacctgctctcagtgtgggaaacgATTTACTCAAGTATccaccctgcggagacaccagcgagttcacactggggagaggccgttcacctgctctcgttgtgggaaaggatttactcagttatcccacctgcggagacaccagcgagttcacactggggagaggccgttcacctgctctcgttgtgggaaaggatttactcagttatcccacctgcggagacaccagcgagttcacactggggagaagccgtccACTTCTCAATGTGAGACGGGATTACCTGTTTCATCGGAcctgctgtgacaccaacaatttcacaatcgattacaggggttggatttggctgttattgtttctgctctacacccaggactgcattttgttcattctgacaggtggtcagtggggatggtcggaaggtttctttctgctggactggccggtctcaccactttgcctccaatgggctgattctctctgagccttgttgctaatacctggcttcaaattgcacaaggatcacagagtgaaagggtgtttggatgTTTGAAGATATTTAGTTTCAATTTCtgtttcgacccccccccccccctccacccccaaaaagCATGCCGTGCTGCCATGCCTATGGCCCCCTGGTGGTTAGATGGTTCTTTTGTTCAATCTATCTGGGAGTCCCTCACAGAAGAAAATTATCAGGGTGTGAagggcaagttgtctgaggtggactgggaaacggattggtacagggaatacctcatgtttaaggaattattacatatttatcaggggtcggttagctcagttggctggatgactggtttgtgatgcagagcgaggccaacagtgaggattcaactcccgtattggctgagtttattcatgaaggcccggccttctcaaccaggcccctcgcctgaggtgtgctgaccctcgagttaaatcacctccagtcagctctctctctgtcaatggcgagagcagcctatggtcctcttggatttttgcaacttttatttcacatatatacaacaaatatagattcctttaaggaataaaaatccaacaggaaaagtaATGTAACCGTGGCGAACAAGAA of the Scyliorhinus canicula unplaced genomic scaffold, sScyCan1.1, whole genome shotgun sequence genome contains:
- the LOC119961521 gene encoding zinc finger protein 239-like, whose amino-acid sequence is MENPWKCGDCGKGYRFPSQLEVHRHSHTGERPFTCSVCGKGFTRLSNLQTHRRVHTGERPFICSQCGKGFCNLSHLLRHQRIHTGERPFTCSQCGKGFRDSSHLLSHQEGHTEERSFTCSQCGKGFTQLSHLRIHQRVHTEERPFTCSQCGKGFTQLSNLQAHQRVHTGEKPFTCSQCGKRFTQVSTLRRHQRVHTGERPFTCSRCGKGFTQLSHLRRHQRVHTGERPFTCSRCGKGFTQLSHLRRHQRVHTGEKPSTSQCETGLPVSSDLL